A region of Vicugna pacos chromosome 7, VicPac4, whole genome shotgun sequence DNA encodes the following proteins:
- the LOC140697485 gene encoding uncharacterized protein isoform X7, with the protein MQSVLEMTGTEVMVGALGGRERGVLMDYLVTLVKKVVLEKEVPKVFLDSEVRMDAGAGEDPREQEDFLEKRAALVRRVLTAWMENRVIVESQGHLEEKEMGNRGSSNIDGPHGGTGSVGPQGPRGRQGLPGLKGMGWRIQRTRLPRRAWPSRLTGTKRKARTARNFGRKRLTGCSGARGRVRSDGGRQSGAAKEYLRELETPEQHDGNAGLPGPNGSKGKDGPRGMKEERGIPGERGPLGQQGPRGQPGLSGPDGYGRPGRKGTKGEDGDPGPQGEKGAKGIRGKKGNAGLPGFVGPPGDPGPPGPVPCEIIHLAQENCPCSIGVSRCPVFPTDLVFTLDTSNDVSQLEFERRIDIVSLLMKMDISGGTCPTGARVAAVSDDSRTDHLVRFSDYRGRPALLRALGDAALAVPSGSRSLGGATRFVARHLFKRVRSGLLLRKVAVFFQAGWAQDADTISTATLELSVLGITSAIITFTEGHNLPEALLREEIQGLERLSLSSKAIKSIPR; encoded by the exons GGAGAAAGAGGTCCCCAAAGTCTTCCTGGACTCCGAGGTGAGGATGGatgctggggcaggagaggacccaAG ggAGCAAGAGGATTTTCTGGAGAAAAG GGCAGCCCTGGTGAGGAGGGTCTTGACGGCTTGGATGGAGAACAG ggTGATCGTGGAGTCCCAGGGTCATctggaggaaaaggaaatgggaaatcgG GGAAGTTCTAATATTGATGGACCTCACGGGGGAACAGGAAGTGTTGGCCCTCAG GGTCCAAGAGGAAGACAAGGTCTGCCAGGATTGAAG GGTATGGGGTGGAGAATCCAGCGAACAAGGTTACCCAGGAGAGCTTGGCCATCCAGGCTCACAG GGACCAAGAGGAAGGCAAGGACCGCCAGGAACTTTGGGAGAAAAAGGCTCACTGGGTGCTCAG GGGCTCGTGGAAGGGTCAGATCAGATGGAGGCAGGCAATCAGGCGCGGCAAAGGAGTATTTGAGAGAGCTTGAAACACCTGAGCAGCATGAT GGGAATGCTGGGCTTCCAGGGCCAAATGGTTCCAAAGGAAAAGACGGACCAAGAGGAATGAAG GAAGAACGTGGTATTCCAGGAGAAAGAGGACCACTGGGTCAACAAGGACCAAGAGGGCAACCT GGTCTTTCTGGCCCAGATGGATATGGACgtccaggaagaaaaggaacaaag GGAGAAGATGGTGATCCAGGCCCCCAAGGAGAAAAGGGGGCAAAAGGAATCAGAGGGAAGAAG GGGAATGCTGGACTTCCTGGGTTTGTTGgacctccaggagacccaggcccTCCAGGACCAGTG CCTTGCGAAATCATCCATCTTGCTCAAGAAAACTGCC CTTGTTCAATAG GTGTCTCCAGATGCCCAGTGTTCCCAACTGACCTGGTCTTCACCTTGGACACATCAAATGACGTCTCCCAGCTGGAGTTTGAGAGGAGGATAGACATTGTCTCTCTGTTGATGAAGATGGACATAAGTGGGGGTACCTGCCCCACGGGGGCCCGGGTGGCCGCGGTCTCAGACGACAGCAGAACAGACCACCTGGTTCGCTTCTCCGACTACCGGGGCAGGCCCGCGCTCCTGCGGGCGCTCGGGGACGCAGCCCTGGCAGTGCCCTCCGGCAGCAGGAGCCTCGGGGGCGCCACGAGGTTTGTGGCAAGACACCTGTTCAAGCGCGTGCGCTCGGGCCTTCTGCTCAGGAAGGTGGCCGTGTTCTTCCAGGCGGGCTGGGCCCAGGATGCCGACACCATCAGCACCGCCACTCTGGAGCTCAGCGTCCTGGGCATCACCTCTGCCATCATCACCTTCACGGAGGGGCACAACCTCCCGGAGGCTCTGCTG AGAGAAGAAATccaaggcttagagaggttaagtctaTCATCAAAG gcTATAAAATCCATACCCAGGTAA
- the LOC140697485 gene encoding uncharacterized protein isoform X6: protein MQSVLEMTGTEVMVGALGGRERGVLMDYLVTLVKKVVLEKEVPKVFLDSEVRMDAGAGEDPREQEDFLEKRAALVRRVLTAWMENRVIVESQGHLEEKEMGNRGSSNIDGPHGGTGSVGPQGPRGRQGLPGLKGMGWRIQRTRLPRRAWPSRLTGTKRKARTARNFGRKRLTGCSGARGRVRSDGGRQSGAAKEYLRELETPEQHDGNAGLPGPNGSKGKDGPRGMKEERGIPGERGPLGQQGPRGQPGLSGPDGYGRPGRKGTKGEDGDPGPQGEKGAKGIRGKKGNAGLPGFVGPPGDPGPPGPVPCEIIHLAQENCPCSIGVSRCPVFPTDLVFTLDTSNDVSQLEFERRIDIVSLLMKMDISGGTCPTGARVAAVSDDSRTDHLVRFSDYRGRPALLRALGDAALAVPSGSRSLGGATRFVARHLFKRVRSGLLLRKVAVFFQAGWAQDADTISTATLELSVLGITSAIITFTEGHNLPEALLREEIQGLERLSLSSKVRYLIRGGLI, encoded by the exons GGAGAAAGAGGTCCCCAAAGTCTTCCTGGACTCCGAGGTGAGGATGGatgctggggcaggagaggacccaAG ggAGCAAGAGGATTTTCTGGAGAAAAG GGCAGCCCTGGTGAGGAGGGTCTTGACGGCTTGGATGGAGAACAG ggTGATCGTGGAGTCCCAGGGTCATctggaggaaaaggaaatgggaaatcgG GGAAGTTCTAATATTGATGGACCTCACGGGGGAACAGGAAGTGTTGGCCCTCAG GGTCCAAGAGGAAGACAAGGTCTGCCAGGATTGAAG GGTATGGGGTGGAGAATCCAGCGAACAAGGTTACCCAGGAGAGCTTGGCCATCCAGGCTCACAG GGACCAAGAGGAAGGCAAGGACCGCCAGGAACTTTGGGAGAAAAAGGCTCACTGGGTGCTCAG GGGCTCGTGGAAGGGTCAGATCAGATGGAGGCAGGCAATCAGGCGCGGCAAAGGAGTATTTGAGAGAGCTTGAAACACCTGAGCAGCATGAT GGGAATGCTGGGCTTCCAGGGCCAAATGGTTCCAAAGGAAAAGACGGACCAAGAGGAATGAAG GAAGAACGTGGTATTCCAGGAGAAAGAGGACCACTGGGTCAACAAGGACCAAGAGGGCAACCT GGTCTTTCTGGCCCAGATGGATATGGACgtccaggaagaaaaggaacaaag GGAGAAGATGGTGATCCAGGCCCCCAAGGAGAAAAGGGGGCAAAAGGAATCAGAGGGAAGAAG GGGAATGCTGGACTTCCTGGGTTTGTTGgacctccaggagacccaggcccTCCAGGACCAGTG CCTTGCGAAATCATCCATCTTGCTCAAGAAAACTGCC CTTGTTCAATAG GTGTCTCCAGATGCCCAGTGTTCCCAACTGACCTGGTCTTCACCTTGGACACATCAAATGACGTCTCCCAGCTGGAGTTTGAGAGGAGGATAGACATTGTCTCTCTGTTGATGAAGATGGACATAAGTGGGGGTACCTGCCCCACGGGGGCCCGGGTGGCCGCGGTCTCAGACGACAGCAGAACAGACCACCTGGTTCGCTTCTCCGACTACCGGGGCAGGCCCGCGCTCCTGCGGGCGCTCGGGGACGCAGCCCTGGCAGTGCCCTCCGGCAGCAGGAGCCTCGGGGGCGCCACGAGGTTTGTGGCAAGACACCTGTTCAAGCGCGTGCGCTCGGGCCTTCTGCTCAGGAAGGTGGCCGTGTTCTTCCAGGCGGGCTGGGCCCAGGATGCCGACACCATCAGCACCGCCACTCTGGAGCTCAGCGTCCTGGGCATCACCTCTGCCATCATCACCTTCACGGAGGGGCACAACCTCCCGGAGGCTCTGCTG AGAGAAGAAATccaaggcttagagaggttaagtctaTCATCAAAGGTCAGATATCTTATTAGGGGTGGACTGATTTGA
- the LOC140697485 gene encoding uncharacterized protein isoform X8 → MQSVLEMTGTEVMVGALGGRERGVLMDYLVTLVKKVVLEKEVPKVFLDSEVRMDAGAGEDPREQEDFLEKRAALVRRVLTAWMENRVIVESQGHLEEKEMGNRGSSNIDGPHGGTGSVGPQGPRGRQGLPGLKGMGWRIQRTRLPRRAWPSRLTGTKRKARTARNFGRKRLTGCSGARGRVRSDGGRQSGAAKEYLRELETPEQHDGNAGLPGPNGSKGKDGPRGMKEERGIPGERGPLGQQGPRGQPGLSGPDGYGRPGRKGTKGEDGDPGPQGEKGAKGIRGKKGNAGLPGFVGPPGDPGPPGPVPCEIIHLAQENCPCSIGVSRCPVFPTDLVFTLDTSNDVSQLEFERRIDIVSLLMKMDISGGTCPTGARVAAVSDDSRTDHLVRFSDYRGRPALLRALGDAALAVPSGSRSLGGATRFVARHLFKRVRSGLLLRKVAVFFQAGWAQDADTISTATLELSVLGITSAIITFTEGHNLPEALLVGVTMHLPSREKKSKA, encoded by the exons GGAGAAAGAGGTCCCCAAAGTCTTCCTGGACTCCGAGGTGAGGATGGatgctggggcaggagaggacccaAG ggAGCAAGAGGATTTTCTGGAGAAAAG GGCAGCCCTGGTGAGGAGGGTCTTGACGGCTTGGATGGAGAACAG ggTGATCGTGGAGTCCCAGGGTCATctggaggaaaaggaaatgggaaatcgG GGAAGTTCTAATATTGATGGACCTCACGGGGGAACAGGAAGTGTTGGCCCTCAG GGTCCAAGAGGAAGACAAGGTCTGCCAGGATTGAAG GGTATGGGGTGGAGAATCCAGCGAACAAGGTTACCCAGGAGAGCTTGGCCATCCAGGCTCACAG GGACCAAGAGGAAGGCAAGGACCGCCAGGAACTTTGGGAGAAAAAGGCTCACTGGGTGCTCAG GGGCTCGTGGAAGGGTCAGATCAGATGGAGGCAGGCAATCAGGCGCGGCAAAGGAGTATTTGAGAGAGCTTGAAACACCTGAGCAGCATGAT GGGAATGCTGGGCTTCCAGGGCCAAATGGTTCCAAAGGAAAAGACGGACCAAGAGGAATGAAG GAAGAACGTGGTATTCCAGGAGAAAGAGGACCACTGGGTCAACAAGGACCAAGAGGGCAACCT GGTCTTTCTGGCCCAGATGGATATGGACgtccaggaagaaaaggaacaaag GGAGAAGATGGTGATCCAGGCCCCCAAGGAGAAAAGGGGGCAAAAGGAATCAGAGGGAAGAAG GGGAATGCTGGACTTCCTGGGTTTGTTGgacctccaggagacccaggcccTCCAGGACCAGTG CCTTGCGAAATCATCCATCTTGCTCAAGAAAACTGCC CTTGTTCAATAG GTGTCTCCAGATGCCCAGTGTTCCCAACTGACCTGGTCTTCACCTTGGACACATCAAATGACGTCTCCCAGCTGGAGTTTGAGAGGAGGATAGACATTGTCTCTCTGTTGATGAAGATGGACATAAGTGGGGGTACCTGCCCCACGGGGGCCCGGGTGGCCGCGGTCTCAGACGACAGCAGAACAGACCACCTGGTTCGCTTCTCCGACTACCGGGGCAGGCCCGCGCTCCTGCGGGCGCTCGGGGACGCAGCCCTGGCAGTGCCCTCCGGCAGCAGGAGCCTCGGGGGCGCCACGAGGTTTGTGGCAAGACACCTGTTCAAGCGCGTGCGCTCGGGCCTTCTGCTCAGGAAGGTGGCCGTGTTCTTCCAGGCGGGCTGGGCCCAGGATGCCGACACCATCAGCACCGCCACTCTGGAGCTCAGCGTCCTGGGCATCACCTCTGCCATCATCACCTTCACGGAGGGGCACAACCTCCCGGAGGCTCTGCTG GTCGGTGTTACCATGCATCTCCCTTCCAGAGAGAAGAAATccaaggcttag